The region ccagtCTGTAACTTCATGTGTCACGAGAGGTGTGTGAAGATGCTGAGCTCCGTCTGCTCCTGCAGGACGCCGTCTGCCATCCGGGTGAGTCACGGACGGCTGATCGGTGCTTTGATCGATCAGAACTAGTCATCACTGAGACGGCCGGAGAGATACTGTAACCATGGCGATGCCTGTCAGCATCCTCCACAGCAACAATAGGAGGTtgagaaaagtaaaaaaaagaaacagccagAAATGTGAGAAGTTTAATCGTTGGAGTTCAGTTCAGGTGgtttcagctcctctgtgaGGAACCTCTGGTCCTGTGactgctgctctctgtccaCGTCCATGTCTCCAACGTCCCGTGGacctgtttctgctgcccccCTCAGGTCCCCGTGGCTCACTGCCTCGTCCCTGCAGGACACAAGAGGAGGTTCTGCTGCGTCTGCAGGAAGCAAACGGAGGGAAACTCGGCGCTGCGCTGCGAAGGTCCGAGTTTAatcagcagctgaagcagcgtGAGAACACCTCAcctgaccgtgtgtgtgtgtgtgtgtgtgtgtgtgtgtgtgtgtgtgtgtgtgtgtgtgtgtgtgtgtgtgtgtgtgcctgctgcAGTGTGTGAGCTGCATGTTCACGCTGACTGCGCCGCCTTCAGCTGTGCCGACTGTCGCAGGACTCACCAGGACGCCGCTCTGGAGCAGGTGAAGGTGTGTTTGATGTTCTCCACAGATCCTCTGTCACTTATTGATCCGTCGGTCTGAGTAAACAACAGCAGCGGTGCTGAAGCGGTCGTGGGGAGCAGGTTTGTCCCTCAGCGTTCTACTTTCTGTGGCGGCAGGATACGTTCCACCACCACTGGAGGGAGGGCAGCCTGGGTGCAGCGGCCAGGTGCGAGGTCTGCCGCCGCTCCTGCGGCTCCTCGGACGTCCTGGTGGGGGTGAGATGCGAGTGGTGCGGCATCACGGTAAGAACCCGCTGAACCGGTTCTCTTAGCTACCTCCACGCCTCCAGGGGGCTCCACTGCTCACAGAGAGGCGATGGAGGAGCAAACGATTGGCTAAGTTCACCTGTGCCAACCAGGGTGTCTGAGTCTGTCAGCGCCGCAGGGCCACGCCCACCAGGGTGGCGTGGGTACGGGGTGGCGCCAGGAACACCTGAGCTCCAGTGAGGTCACTGACGTCACCACCAAACCAGCTTTAAAACCATAGAAGAAGTCCAGAAACACATTTCAACAGTGGTTGAATGGAAACACgttcacatctgtgatgtttgtATTTTATGGTGTCAAAGTTCTGTTTATCAGGTTCTGTTTATCAGGTTCTGTTTACCAGGTTCTGATGACAGGCGTCTTGTCTCTCGCCCCCACAGACACACGCCGCCTGTTGCAGCAGCCTGCCAGCAGGGTGCGCTCTGGGGCGGCTGCGCTGCATGTTGCTGCATCCTGCCTGTGTTGAGCTCACTTCCAGGAActtcagcaggaagcaggtgtaCCGGATCACCGAGGACTGCAGCCCCGAccagggtacacacacacacacacacacacacacacacacacacacactctcacacacacacacgcacacactcacacacacacacacgctcacacacacacacacactcacacacacactcacacacacactcacacactcacacacacacacactcacacacacactcacacacacacactcacacacacacacactcacgctcacacacacacacacacacacacacactcacactcacacccacacacacacacacacacactcacgcacacacacacacacacactctcacacacacactctcacacacacccacacacacacacacacacacacacacacactcacacacacacacacacgctcacacacactcacacacactcacacacacactctcacccacacacacgctcacacacactcacacacactcacacacacactctcacacacacactctcacacacacccacacacacacacacacacacacacacacactcacacacacacacacacgctcacacacactcacacacacactctcacccacacacaccacatcctCTCTCACTGCACATCCACCTTGTTTGCTGACATCTTCGCTTAGTTTACTGATCAACTCAgtgtcagtgggggggggggggtcagcttccagaggggggggagggtcagcttccagaggggggggggggtccatgaGTGTGAGTTTGGGTCGCATCAGTCCAAGAGAAGAAGTTCTCCAGGTGCTGCTCTCAGGGCTGGACAGAGGAACACAGGTAGGACCGGTAAAATGACCAATTTAACCCAGTTATTACCAAGACATGGACCTGGGTGACCAGTAGAGGGGGTCCTAAAGGTCCTAAATTTAGTTTAACTCAGTCTCAGATAATTCTGGTGCCCAGATGGGATTTGTAGTTTCATTTCCTGAGAATTGACCTTCAGCAACGACCTGGACATGACATCAGAGCAGCGGGTCGTCAGCATATAGGCAGTAAAGGGCTCAGAGGGCACCGCTGACGGGGACCAGGCTGTAGGTTTGTTCAGTCCAACAAGTCACATTTGGTCCAAACCCCAACCTGAACCCGGTTCCAGTTCAGGTGTTTCCACATCTGTGTGCTGATGAAGatgagtgaaggtgttcagctCTTTGTGGGGTGTCTCCATCGGTGGGTCGCCCTGGCGCTCAAACACCCTGTTGACTGTTGCTGGGTGGAGGTCCGAGTGATCCGACCCGGGTCAGCGTGTTCAGGAAGATCCAGAACCAAACGTTTTCATCCGCTTCTCTCTATGTTCATCTCAGATAACTCGGACGATGTGGATCCGTCTGCTGCTCTGGTGTCTAAAGATGGTCAGTCAGCTCCTGCAGAGGCAGGTCAGACCCACGTCCTGGCCCAGATTCTACACCTAGACCCTGAGCCAGAGTCCAGCTGTGGACCGctcttgttcttgtttttcagaAAATCTCTGGAATGAAAAAGGAAGTGAGATtaaacctctgtgtgtgtgtgtgtgtgtgtgtgtgtgtgtgtgtgtgtgtgtgtcacaggaaAACAGTCTCTTCGGGTGTTTGATGGCGATGATGCGTTCAAGCGCGGCTCGTTCAGATTGGTCTCTCTTCTTCGAGCTACAACCAATGAGGAAGTGGTGGTGAGAGTCCCGCCCCCTTTTAAACCACGCCTCCTACAGGCAGCCCATAATACCAGCACCTGAACATTTTAGTGGAACTTTTGGAGTCTCAGGTCTGATGGAACATTGTGTTGACTTGAGAACATCTCTAATaacaacagttttattttcGGACGTGATTAAACATCTTAATTATTTACAAGTTACTTAATAAAATAACTGTTATATTATATTAAGAAGCGCACTACCActgttgtcctgcaggaggcagctCTGAGGGCCTTTTACCTCCCAGATGAACCTCAGGATTATGAGCTGCTCCATATCGGCTGCATGCAGCGTCTCCATGGCGACGACAGCCTCAACCACAGAGGCCCAAATAACAGGAGCTCGCTGAAGGATGCTGGCAGTGCCTGGCTCCTGAGGGCCAAACCTGGAGACACCGAGGTCATCAAGGTCTACGCAGGCTGGGCCAGGTGAGACGAGGCGAGGCAGATCCCTGGTGAccaggtgatcaggtgatcaggtgatcaggtgatcaaccctctctgtcctgctctgGTTTTCAGGACTGCAGAGACGTTTGTGTCCATCTtggtgtcaaaggtcagcacaTCGAAGTCTGTTCTGACGGAGGTCCTGGTCCAGCTCAATGTGCAGGTGACGTTCTCATGCACTCAGGTGTGCTCACCTGTAGCGCTCAGTGTTTCTCATGCTGCTGACGTTGGTCTCCTTTAGGATAAAGATGCTTCCAGGTTCAGCCTGATGGAGGTTCTGATGAGCAGCAAACAAGGTGAGAGCAGCAGATGGGTTCAGTTACCTGCATGACCTTGTGATGACAGTGgtcctggttcctctccagtgcTGAAGCAGGTGCTGAGTCCACAGGAGAAGATCCTGGACAAGGTGCAGGAGATCAGGAAGGTGAGGCACTATTGATCAGCTGGCGTGCTCACGACTCAGAACTTGATCTGGTTTTACCTGGATTTTCCAGGTGTCTCTGCGTCAGATGAACCAGACTCGGTTCTACATTGTAGAGAACGTGAACCAGAAGGTCCAGGTCAACCTGCTGATTGGAGAACTGCCCCCCCTGCTGGCGAAAGAGGAGTACAgccacctgctgcaggagcacaTGGCCGTCAAGGGTGAGTGTCACCCAGGCGGATCCCCCTCAGGTGGATCCCCCTCATCCCCCTGAGGCGGATCCCCCTGAGATGTATCCCCCTCAGGTGGTCCCCCTGAGGTGGTCCCCAAGGTGGATCCCCCTCAGGTGGATCCCCCTCATCCCCCTGAGGTGGTCCCCCTCAGGTGGTCCCCAAGGCGGATCCCCCTCAGGTGGATCCCCCTCATCCCCCTGAGGTGGTCCCCCTCAGGTGGTCCCCAAGGCGGATCCCCCTCAGGTGGATCCCCCTCATCCCCCTGAGGTGGATCCCCCTCAGGTGGTCCCCCTGAGGTGGTCCCCAAGGTGGATCCCCCTCAGGTGGTCCCCAAGGTGGATCCCCCTGAAGTGGATCCCCCTGAGGTGGATCCCCCTGAGGCGGATCCCCAAGGTGGATCCATGTGACCATCATGTGTCACCACAAACCTCCTGAAAAGACACAAAATGTTGTCGAGTCACATGTTt is a window of Takifugu rubripes chromosome 14, fTakRub1.2, whole genome shotgun sequence DNA encoding:
- the dgkq gene encoding diacylglycerol kinase theta isoform X2; this encodes MCHERCVKMLSSVCSCRTPSAIRVPVAHCLVPAGHKRRFCCVCRKQTEGNSALRCEVCELHVHADCAAFSCADCRRTHQDAALEQVKDTFHHHWREGSLGAAARCEVCRRSCGSSDVLVGVRCEWCGITTHAACCSSLPAGCALGRLRCMLLHPACVELTSRNFSRKQVYRITEDCSPDQDNSDDVDPSAALVSKDGQSAPAEAGKQSLRVFDGDDAFKRGSFRLVSLLRATTNEEVVEAALRAFYLPDEPQDYELLHIGCMQRLHGDDSLNHRGPNNRSSLKDAGSAWLLRAKPGDTEVIKVYAGWARTAETFVSILVSKVSTSKSVLTEVLVQLNVQDKDASRFSLMEVLMSSKQVLKQVLSPQEKILDKVQEIRKVSLRQMNQTRFYIVENVNQKVQVNLLIGELPPLLAKEEYSHLLQEHMAVKGHLVMVKEVYSSQGALALQISGFSEAERIYMLAKDTMVNNRMLTSLLVPQIQAERLASGVCPLLVFVNPKSGGLKGRELLHSFRKLLNPHQVFDITNGGPLAGLHTFREVPRFRVLVCGGDGTVGWVLGVLEAIRHHLVCREPPISIVPLGTGNDLARVLRWGSGYTSEDPHHILVSVDEAEEVLMDRWTILLDAQDISEDGRNNEFLEPPKIVQMNNYFGLGIDADLSLDFHLAREGEPDKFTSRLHNKGVYVKVGLQKISHSRSLHKELQLQVDNQKVPVPNIEGLIFLNIPSWGSGADLWGSEVDDHFRKPRIDDGLLEVVGVTGVVHMGQVQSGIRSGIRIAQGNYIRLTVSKAVPVQVDGEPWVQPPGHVIISAAGPKVRMLRKSKQKQRKASAGVKDGCSESPSSRDGGR